In the genome of Erpetoichthys calabaricus chromosome 13, fErpCal1.3, whole genome shotgun sequence, the window tgaacactttaggcatgctaggctttcaatacgcctgtGCGCACAAATCTGGTATGTTCCAGGCAAAACTGGTGAAGAGTGAGTGAAAGACATAGACAGAGGCAACCATGTCTTCCCCTAATCTGCTTGCAGTGCTGCTGCTAGTTGGCATCTGTTCTCCAGCTACAGGCAAAGTGTATGGGCGATGTGAGCTGATAAAGTTACTGAAGGCATCAGGAATGAGTGGATACAGAGGAGTCGGCCTGGCTGACTGTAAGTATTTTTTACCTGCTTACGTGCTTGCTGAACTTCAGCAGGACTGGACCGAGTTCAGGTCCCAGAACTGACAGGTGCACCTTCAGTGTGTCTCCTGGCATCTTAAGAGTCCAATAATAAGCAGACTCAAGGTCTTAAAGGTCTGATTTTGAAAAATTCTCAGATTTTGTGATATTCTGTGCTTTCTTATGTTGGATCACTTCAAATCCTGTTCTTTAAACCATTTTGAGGTCATGAGTCTTGTAGCTGAGATTCGCCATTTCACCTTAATTTAAACTATGTCTTTTCAGTTTCATCTATCTGTCAAAGTAGACTTTGACAACCCAGAGTCCTCACTCCAGACCCCTGTTTTTGTACTAATCCACCCCTAAAATGTGGTGTGTCTCATCCTCTACCCACCCCTTCATAATCTTGTTGCTCACTCATTGCACTTTGGACTGACCattctcattctctttctctttgtctccATCTCCAAACAGGGGTCTGTCTAACAAAATGGGAGTCAGATCACAACACCAGTGCACAAAACCACAACACAGATGGCTCCACAGATTATGGCATCTTCCAGATTAACAGTCGCAGGTGGTGTAGAGACGGAAGTATCGAATCAGCAGATGGATGTGGGATCCCATGCAGCCGTGAGTGCCTGCCTTTCTTTTGTGAAGTTGAGACTTTTCGAACTTTTGTAGATTGtgcaggtccatccatccatccattgtctcccgcttatccgaggtcgggtcgcgggggcagcagcttgagcagagatgcccagacttccctctccccggccacttcttctagctcttccgggagaatcccaaggcgttcccaggccagtcgagagacatagtccctccagcgtgtcctgggtcttccccggggcctcctcccggttggacttgcccggaacacctcaccagggaggcgtccaggaggcatcctgatcagatgcccgagccacctcatctgactcctctcgatgcggaggagcagcggctctactctgagcccctcccggatgactgagcttctcaccctatctttaagggagagcccagacaccctgcggaggaaactcatttcagccgcttgtattcgcgatctcgttctttcggtcactacccatagctcatgaccataggtgagggtataACATTGTGCAGGTCTCAAATGTGAATCTATGAACTTCTACTGTGTTACAATGCCATGTGTGACTCCTCTGCAGGGCTTAGTACTTCCGTGTGTTTAAAGCTTTCTGGAGTGCCCTTGAATATATGGGTGTCAGATTTATTTACACAACAGCTACTAATAATTGGCATGGTATGCAAACTGTCTGCAAGTAACTGCTTGAAATATCATCATTTAGTGATTTCACCATCTACGAAATGCACATTTGCCAGTTAGAATGCCCACCATTTCTAACATTATGGTAAACTTCAGCCTGTCTTGGCAAACATTGGGCAAAATACCAGTCTATGACTGTTTTTAGAGATGTTAGTTTATTCCCATGCCCAAGTAAAGAGAATGAAGGCAAGAACGGTAACTCACGTAATTTATGCATTTCCTAGAAAACTCATGGAGAGTCTCAGGATTTCTGGGAGTGGGCAGcttattttaaatatctggacATGAAGTGCATATTTTAGAGAGTTTTAGAAGTGAAGCCTCACATTAAAATAATCTTTAGAGAGAAACACCATTTTATAGTTCCTTACCTGGTAAACAGTAGTGTTGCTTTAGGGATAATAAAAGCAGTAATATGTATTATCTACGCCAGCAAGAAGTTCCATATTTGTAAAGGGCAGTGATTAGCTGATAGTGAATGTGCACACAAACATGACAAGTACTGAGCGCTTCATTTTGAGACCATGCAGTGTTGAATAATCCATCGGTTACTATGTCTTAGTAATAAGCAGAGGCATGGGGCAAGATATAAGTAAACACCTGGCATCATGGAGGAGCGCCTCCATTGTGTGCATGAAATGGAAAGTGTGCCACCTAGAGATTGGTGAAGTCAGTCTGAGGTGCCCTGCTATTCCCAGTACTGTCATATaaagtgacattcatgtcactctctaacctgcttagtcaaTTCACTGGAACACTGAGTGCATTTTGGGAGTAAACCCTAGATATGGCGCCAGTCAAGAAGTGCACATCCCCACTAACTTGTTCTTGGCCCTGTTAGGTagtaaaaatgcaaatgtttagAGTGTCCGTTGCCACAGTCTCTGCTGCCAACAGTCCTGCCTATGTCAGAGGTGCATTCCTCATTACAAATGAATCTTTCAACAAGGTGCAGAGGAGGCGAGGTGGGCATAAGGAAAGCAATTGTCCGTTTGCTTCTGGTCTGAGCAGATTCCACTGTAAAACTGTTATTCCAGGTAGTTCAGATAAATGTGTTTACCTGCAGTGTTGTTTCACTGTTACGTTGTTCACAGTTAATCTGGACTTTGGTCAGTGGTGGGCAGCTTCAGTTCTGGATGGTCACAGGGCCTGCAGATTTTTCATTCGGGCAATTTTAATGTGTGCATGTAATTCATGCCTGGCATTAAACCAACATATCTGACAGTATAAATGTCATTATTCTCTAAAATATTTAGACAGACGACACAATTGAATTCACTGTCTCAGTTTCTGGATGCTTCTTTATAATTACGATTAATATTACTGAGATGTTTCTCCTCATTTACCAAAATGCACTTCAACCTCTTATTAAGGGATTAGGCAGCCCCTTTATGCTTAAAGCGGTGTGATTTTAACTAAATTGTGCCTGCTTTTTCAGAGTTTATTTCAATTCTCATCTGTTTACACATTATCACTACACTTTCTTTGGCCTACACTTTGGCAAAGCAGTCTAATCTGGTTGATTATTAGTAGTGTCTgtttgtggagtttccatgttctcctgaTGTTGACGTGACTTTAACCTGTTAAACCTACTGACTTATTTGAAACGCAAGTTGTTAAGTCAGGGTTATAGTTCTTCTTCTGGGTCAGGAGGAGGAAATAGAAAAGTACCTGATATCCCTGGAGTCAGCTCCAACCCTGTAAACAACAAGTTATTTCTTGTACAGTCCAAAATCACAGAAGGAATTCCTCAAAGGACTGAACAGGCCCTGTTTCTTGACAGCGCCCCAGTCTTCATTtgctaagaagataagaaaaatcCTCCCAAAAAACCCACAACACATTGTCAAATTCTTCACAAAATAAGTAGCTTCACCATACAGGCAATGACTCTGAAAGACGTTACATATGATACAATTGGTCTTTTTAATTAAAGGTAATCATAAATGGGTTGAGTTACAGTAAGTGTACACGTGACAACAGCTCTCTCGCTCTCTGCAGGTCTGCTGAATAGTGACATCTCTGATGACATTGAATGTGCTAAAAGAGTGGTGAGAGACCCCAATGGAATCGGCGCCTGGTAAGATACTTCCCTTGTTGGCTTAAGTGAGAATATGGACAGGCAAattcatttgcacacaaaacatcTTTTTGACCTCCATCACTTTTGTGCCCCCAGGCTCTTTCAGATTTATTGCTGGTGATACTTATGCTATTTTGTTCATCCACAGGGTGGCCTGGAGAAACCATTGCAGAAGACGGGACCTCAGCAGCTACACAGCAGAGTGTGGTGTATGAGTGACAGATTGGCATTCAAGAAGACACTATGGTGGGCCAGGACTAAACACCTCTTGGTGTTTCTCTATTGCTTTTGATTTACTCTTTTTtcctaataaatatacaaatgtgTAGAGATTAAGCTTTGGGACTAGCAACACTCTTAAcattaaaggtgccagagtggttcttcagaacgATGGCATAGGTTAACCATTTTTGGATCCTAAAAGCCccatgaaggttctagaaagaacctttattaatgtagatccataacaggctccatacaataaataaccgtgaatagatggtaacatatttttttgtaataatgatGGACCCTGATTTCTAAAGGACTTTTGCTATATAAAATACCACAGGCTAAGTCCAAGTTTTCTTACTCTGTTAGTGCCCTGCTAGGTAGCctgccatacattaaagatttcaggtttttcttcacatatttgaagtttttaaagcaccttcccagaatgaaatgaacCACTCaactcagtaaagaaccataaagtgccttTAAAGAACTTTTAAGAGTGAGGCACAGGgactgtgggttcaaattcccTCTGCTGGTAGTAGACATGTGTGTCTGTGGGATGCTTTCTAATTCTTTTCAATGGAGAAAAGTACATTTGAGTAATCTAGGTGttttcatgtctttggaaacaGACATTTTTTATAGCCTTGTTGCtttcaatgttttaaaaaatattcttttcaaaacaataaaatgtctgTGATTTGTTCAATGTGGTGGCTTGTCCGTACAAAGTCATTTAATCCTTCTTACTGTTACATAGCTTCTTTCACAGTTAGTGCCATCTCTTTGTGAGAACAGCAAGGTTGGGTATTATTTCAATTCAACGTGACATGGCAGTTGACCAGGTGCTTCCCATCCAGGCTGATGTCTACCTATCTGAAGATGGTCATTTCCATCATGACAAAAATTGGTCAACCACAAAGAAAATAATATGATCTCAGGAACGTGAGCCTTGCTGAGTTACCAGATCTTACGTCAACTGAGCACTTCAGGGCTAAGATGGACCAAGCTGTTCTAAGGACAAAATATGGGGTATTGGGAGATGCTCAGAGAAGCTGCTTACTGTTTGCAAGTGAAACCTTATAAACTTCTACTGGCTTATTGGGTAGCTGCCTGTAAAACGTGTGCATGACCCTTTACTTCAAAACTATCCTGCAAAATGaactaaatcaataaatatacagtaaattcggcacggtggcgcagtgggtagcgctgctgcctcgcagttaggagacccgggttcacttcccgggtcctccctgcatggagtttgcatgttctccccgtgtctgcctgggtttcctccgggtactctggtttcctcccacagtccaaagacgtgcaggttaggtgcattggcgattctaaattgtccctagtgtgtgcttggtgtgtgggtgtgtgtgtgcgtgtgccctgcggtgggctggcgccctgcccagggtttgtttcctgtcttgcgccctgtgttggctgggattggctccagcagaccccggtgaccctgtagttaggatatagcgggttggataatggatggatggatatacagtaaattacaaaataattgatcatataaatattcacccatttaatatgacacacctaaatcatcagtgGGCAGTGAGTTGGTTTAGACGTCATATAATTAGATCAATGGAGATCACCCATCTGTAGTCAAGGGGCTTCAATTGATTGCAGTATAAATGCCCCTGTATCTTGAAGGTCCACATTGTGGTGAATAAGTATGGTGGCCTAAACTATACACCtattgaagacaaaagaacactccaagaatCTCAATAAACTGGATGATTTAGAGTACAAGTTAGGGGATGGAGACATGAAAATttgcaagtcactgaatatcctccAGAGTCCAGTTAAACcagtcatgaagaaatggaatgAGTATGGCAGAGCTCTGCAGCTACTGTATtgagagcaggccatccacaaaaactgagcgaTCAtgaaagaagaagactagtgagggaggacAAGAAAACTATAAAAATTCTGAAGGAGTTATAAGTTACAGTGaatgagactggagagactgtgtaGACAACAAATGTTGGCCTCTTGGTTCActagttgcagctttatgggtaaataaatacacaagatATCTAGGCTAGGCTTtgtcagaaggcacatgggagacactGAAGTCAACTGAAAGATCACTTTATGGTTCAATGAGACTAAAATCAAACTTTTTATCCATCAGACTAAACGTCATGTTTGAACATCTAACAAGCTTGATTTTGGGGCGTTGGAGGAACAAACTAATACCCCATTGCCACCTCCACCCAtaaaacaataacatgtaaactccacgcagacaacaactgtgcacaaacttgaacccaggacacttgATCCATGAGACATCAGCACTGACATTTAAGCCATCCTTTTACAGTAAAGCATTGTAGAGGGACACAGAAGAGTGGCCAGATAAGTCTCAAACCAATGCCCAGAAAGCAGTGAGGTAGCAGGCTGAATCAAAGATTATATTCATTTATACAAAACTTATTCACATGTATATTGCCTTACCTGAAGTAACACTATTTCTTTTATCATCTACTAATTATTTAAGCAACTTCAAGCCCATGAGAAAATGAAACTTTACTGAAGTATCAGTCAAACTTTTTCAGCATCTTAGCCATTAAGATCAAAAAGATAGTGAGTGACGCCCTGTGATGGACCGACGTCCCAGTGAAGACGAAATCTCAAATTGCATCCAAGGTTGCCAGGACAGACATCAGACgaggaccctgaactggataacgCGTCTGAAGATGACTCAATGGGTGGATAGCGTTTGAGCGATGTCTGTGTGCAGCCTGGTGTAGTACCTATAATCCTAAAGTGGAAGGAATGAGTAACAAAGATACACACTTTTGTTGCTTTACCTGAGCTTCCCTCTCAGATATACCCAAATGTGCTCATCAGTATTTAAGTAATGATTTCTAAaccatgaaaacacacacaacaggAATGTTTTACCATTAATGAGactggctgaacttgctgtgttTTCTGATTTCCTAACTGAGAACAGTTTCTGTAGAGCAGCATCCCCTCAAGCATTTGGCATTCCACAAATCACTTTTCTGTATAAAACTAGACCTGAACAGACTTTGTCACATAAAAAGTCAACATCTACATCTCAATGATTATTGTATAAAATTTCATAGAACACAATGGAGCACTTATTTCAATTGACATGATGCCTAATGTTAAAAGGAAGCTGAGGCCGCACCAAAGACAACAAAACATTGGATGAAAGAGTCTGctaaattaaacattgtaaatgtaaatgtaaatgtaaacataccATAATGCAGAGGTCATCAAATTGAGCACTTACAGACAGCATGGGACCAACTAAAAATGAGTGGCATTGAACTTGACAGAGGAGCTTCATCTTCTCTACAGCATCTGGAAGGCAAATAAGAACCTGCATGTGGAGGAACCCCCCAAGAACTGAGAAGAGGTGACATGCTGAAGAGCTAATTGAGGTGAACTTGAACAGCTTAATAATGAAGCGAGGTGTTGGCGATATGTCTCTAGATGCTCAACAGAATGGTGAACAACCATCACAAAGGCATGTGATGGTGGACAAGATGACGTGATCCCTTACTTGCTCTTTGATGTTTTGAAGGCATTGTTTTTAGACCTTATGTTCAGGAAGGTGCTGGCAGCAAGACTGTGAAATGTTTCAGTACCACAAAATCTCCTTTTACATTGCAATTCCATTTGCTCTGAGCTCAGTAGCACCAGTTGCTCGGCAAAGCAGTGACACAAGTGAAATCACTTTTGACAATGTCACTTGTTTTTCACTTGACACTTCATCTGTTATCTTTTCAGAGGGTCACAGAGCCACAGCTGTCAGATGGATCATGGGATGTTCTTCCTCAGTTAAGCAGAAAGCACTCTGCTCATGGAGTCTCTCcaatatgtaataaactgaattccACCTAGTTTCGACCAACTGAATTCATTTATGCCCTGCCAGCTTCATCTGCATTTGAATTTGTTTAAGCTTTTATCTAGCTTTTCTGCTATAATGGTATCACATTTGTCCACAACCTGCAGAACCTCATGAACAACTTTAATGGCATCTTTAACAACTAAGTTTAAGATGTTGGCAAAACAAGGATAAAGCTTCCAGCCAGCCTTGTGTACTGCAGATACCATATTTGCACCACTGTCTATGACAACGCCTAAAACTTTCTGAGTTATGCACCATTCACTTGTAATTCTTTTAAGCTCTTCACTAATGTTATCAGCAGTGTGCTCTTCATGAAAACTACTGGTTTCTAAATCAAACTCTTTCATGTGCTAGTTGTCAATGAAATGACAGGAGACTGTCAAATATGCCTCCATAGACCATGATGTCCACATGTTTGTTGTAAGAACCACACTGTGTGCACTTGTGCAAAGCTGCCCTTACTTTTTCTTGACATTCTTTATACATATCAGCAATTGTATGTTTCATTAAGTGCTTGCGGCTTGGAATTTTATAGCAGGGCTCAAGGGTCTTGACAAAAGCTTTGAAACCTTTACCTTCTACAATGGAGGCCAGCTGGATGTTCTTCACAATCAGCTCTCCAAGGGTTCTTGTATTTTCTGCAGCTCTTGGGGAGATATctgtatgaaatataaaaaacacatatGTTATATATTACAAGTTATGCTACATGTTTTTAAAAGGGAAGTAAAGTTAAAATTgagtaattatttgttttttttacaaacagaCATAATAAATGCAgaaagtttgaaaatgtgctctaaGCATGCCCATtcacctccttagcattacattttttctcaaaaaaatatgtaaaaagcactgcatttttggcttgttttgcGAGTGCTGCCCTGCATCTTGTTACTTACCTGAGACACAATATAGTTCCATATTCTGACAATTGGATATTTtgcatattgatgataatttgtatttactgggcaGAAAACATGGTATATAAAGAAGCAGAGAAAGATTCTATTTTCATTACAGATCTGGCTTGTATATAGttatcaatttgtgtcaatttccaggtctttatagctcgtatatttgctgcccagtaataaaattgaaacgtGGGTAGTGCCATGTCACTTTCTGCCTTAGGTTGTTGAAAAGTTACCcattggatgtgtggatgttttgtattccaaataaattaagttataatTAATTTTGAATCCAAATATGGACTGGTACGGAgatttctgggtctgatatatacagtatcatatcatctgcatatattttttgtttaagaccttctctggtaatcccctttatctctgatacatttcaaaagtgaatggcAAATGGGTCAATGGAGATTGGAAAAAACAATAGCAATAGGGGCATCCTTGTAGAGtcccatgttctagtttgaagtagtttgaaataatgttgttaatataaacagaggcttctggactggtataaagtcaTTCCACCTACGAAATGAGTGTGAAGGGCACAG includes:
- the LOC127529999 gene encoding lysozyme C-like, giving the protein MSSPNLLAVLLLVGICSPATGKVYGRCELIKLLKASGMSGYRGVGLADWVCLTKWESDHNTSAQNHNTDGSTDYGIFQINSRRWCRDGSIESADGCGIPCSRLLNSDISDDIECAKRVVRDPNGIGAWVAWRNHCRRRDLSSYTAECGV